The following proteins are encoded in a genomic region of Natronorubrum halophilum:
- a CDS encoding sugar phosphate nucleotidyltransferase, which translates to MTIRSAIVLAAGEGVRLRPLTRHRPKPMLPAGTKPILEHVFDHLIDAGISELTVVVGYGRTTVQSHFGPSYRGVPIAYVTQEKQLGSAHALAAAASRIEEPVLVVNGDQLVDRSIIADTIDRHESSGGATLGVIADAAVADYGGVITDTDGSVTEIVENPTDDRSYWLNAGVYALNPRAIEIMTGIDSTAGEYSLVDGLSALIETETTVAAVTTDGMWIDATFPWDLLTVAETLLETGAVACERAPSARIHDAATVVDPVVVAPDCVIGPGAVVGPNVCLGENVTVGANATVEHSVIDSDTRIGTAATVIDCVAGRGVAVGPGSTVVGGPGDVHVGETIHRNEKLGALIADRATDRGGVTYRPGTIVGSEVSIRAGARVGGSIDAEAEVQ; encoded by the coding sequence ATGACTATTCGATCCGCGATCGTGCTGGCGGCCGGGGAGGGGGTTCGACTGCGGCCGCTGACGCGACACCGGCCGAAACCGATGCTTCCGGCGGGGACGAAGCCGATCCTCGAGCACGTCTTCGACCACCTCATCGACGCCGGGATTTCGGAGCTAACCGTCGTCGTCGGCTACGGCCGAACGACCGTCCAGTCTCACTTCGGGCCGTCCTACCGGGGCGTGCCGATCGCGTACGTCACGCAGGAGAAACAACTCGGAAGCGCCCACGCGCTCGCCGCGGCGGCGTCGAGGATCGAGGAGCCGGTGCTGGTCGTCAACGGCGATCAGTTGGTCGATCGATCGATCATCGCCGATACGATCGACCGCCACGAGTCCAGCGGCGGCGCGACGCTCGGTGTCATCGCCGATGCCGCAGTCGCCGACTACGGCGGCGTCATTACCGACACCGACGGCTCCGTGACGGAAATCGTCGAAAACCCCACCGACGATCGGAGCTACTGGCTCAACGCCGGCGTCTACGCCCTCAATCCCCGCGCGATCGAGATCATGACCGGTATCGACTCCACGGCCGGCGAGTACTCCCTCGTCGACGGGCTTTCGGCGCTAATCGAAACGGAGACGACGGTCGCTGCGGTGACGACCGACGGTATGTGGATCGATGCGACGTTCCCCTGGGATCTTCTCACGGTCGCCGAGACGTTACTCGAGACCGGGGCGGTCGCGTGTGAGCGGGCACCGTCCGCCCGGATTCACGACGCTGCAACCGTCGTGGATCCGGTCGTCGTCGCTCCGGATTGCGTGATCGGACCGGGAGCGGTCGTCGGACCGAACGTCTGTCTGGGCGAAAACGTGACCGTCGGGGCGAACGCGACGGTCGAGCACAGCGTCATCGATTCGGATACCCGAATCGGGACGGCAGCGACCGTCATCGACTGCGTGGCCGGCCGTGGTGTCGCCGTCGGCCCCGGATCGACGGTCGTCGGCGGACCGGGGGATGTCCACGTCGGCGAGACGATCCATCGAAACGAGAAGCTGGGGGCGCTCATCGCGGACCGCGCTACGGACCGCGGCGGCGTGACTTACAGACCGGGCACGATCGTCGGCTCGGAAGTCTCGATTCGGGCCGGCGCGAGGGTGGGCGGCTCGATCGACGCCGAGGCGGAGGTGCAGTGA